In Lonchura striata isolate bLonStr1 chromosome 2, bLonStr1.mat, whole genome shotgun sequence, a single genomic region encodes these proteins:
- the GTPBP6 gene encoding putative GTP-binding protein 6, producing the protein MGPGRLSWSVLLRCRRAAAALGAPRCRPLPARPLSAAAPRRAPLRPPGAGGRAPRDGPAGAGRGTEEEEEEEDEAALEALLGPPPLAPGPGAQRVAIVHPAVKWGPQKSPLTTAELQIAEAVALVDTLQNWTVLDKIIIPTKNPKKKFVFGKGNFQVLTEKIKKLPHVTAVFLNVERISSLTKKELEGAWGVPVFDRYTVVLHIFRCNARTKEAKLQIALAEIPLLRSNLKNELSQRDQQRGGSRYIMGSGETFLETQNRVLKERELKIRNALEKLRRKRALLRAQRRKCEFPIVSVMGYTNSGKTTLIKALTGEAGLQPRDQLFATLDITAHAGYLPSHMAVIYVDTIGFLTDLPHNLVESFSATLEEVAYSDLIVHVRDITHPETILQKATVLSVLRNLNLPSHLLDSIVEVHNKVDLTERYKPTEENALAVSALHGYGLEELKQEIEKKILTATGKKILTVNINLEGPQLSWLYKEATVQEVEVMPEDGRARVKVIISSSAFGRYKNLFPNSEIFIS; encoded by the exons ATGGGGCCCGGCCGCCTCTCGTGGTCGGTGCTGCTGCGctgccggcgggcggcggcggccctgGGCGCGCCCCGGTGCCgcccgctgcccgcccgcccgctcagcgccgccgccccgcgccgggcCCCCCTGCGCCCGCCGGGCGCGGGCGGCAGGGCGCCGCGGGACGGGCCGGCGGGCGCTGGCCGCGGTacggaagaagaggaggaggaggaggatgaggcagCCCTGGAGGCGCTGCTGGGCCCGCCTCCGCTGGCCCCGGGGCCCGGCGCCCAGCGCGTTGCCATCGTGCACCCCGCGGTCAAGTGGGGCCCGCAGAAGTCGCCGCTCACCACGG CTGAATTACAGATTGCCGAAGCTGTTGCTCTTGTAGATACTCTTCAGAACTGGACAGTTTTagataaaataattattcctacaaaaaatcccaaaaagaaatttgttttcGGCAAAGGAAACTTTCAGGTTTTGACAG aaaagattaaaaaattacCCCATGTGACAGCTGTCTTCTTGAATGTGGAAAGAATATCTTCACTAACAAag AAAGAACTGGAAGGTGCCTGGGGCGTGCCAGTCTTTGATAGATACACCGTGGTACTTCACATTTTTCGCTGCAATGCCCGGACGAAAGAAGCAAAACTGCAGATAGCACTGGCTGAAATTCCACTTCTCAG GTCAAATCTGAAAAATGAGCTATCTCAGCGAGATCAGCAGAGAGGTGGTTCAAGATACATCATGGGCTCAG gTGAAACATTTCTAGAAACACAGAATCGTGTCTTAAAAGAAAGGGAGCTTAAAATTAGGAATGCCCTGGAGAAACTAAGGAGAAAAAGAGCTTTACTTAGAGCTCAGCGCAGAAAATGCGAGTTCCCAATTGTCTCAGTAATGGGCTATACCAACTCTG gAAAAACTACTTTGATCAAAGCCTTGACTGGGGAAGCAGGACTTCAACCCAGGGATCAGCTGTTTGCCACTCTGGATATTACAGCCCATGCTGGCTATCTGCCCTCACATATGGCAGTTATTTATGTTGACACCATTGGGTTTCTGACTGATCTTCCACATAATCTGGTTGAGTCATTTTCAGCTACACTAGAAGAAGTGGCTTACTCA GATCTGATAGTTCATGTGAGGGATATTACTCATCCAGAAACCATCCTCCAGAAAGCAACTGTTCTGTCAGTTCTGAGGAATCTCAATCTTCCTAGCCATTTACTGGACTCAATAGTAGAAGTTCATAACAAAGTGGATTTGACAGAAAG gtATAAACCCACTGAAGAAAATGCTTTAGCTGTTTCTGCTCTGCATGGGTATGGTTTAGAGGAACTGAAacaagaaatagagaaaaaaatactgacaGCAACAGGGAAGAAGATTCTAACAGTTAATATCAATTTAGAGGGACCTCAACTAag TTGGCTCTATAAAGAAGCAACAGTTCAGGAAGTAGAGGTCATGCCTGAAGACGGCAGAGCCAGGGTGAAGGTGATAATCAGCAGTTCTGCTTTTGGCAGATACAAAAACCTCTTTCCCAACAGTGAGATTTTCATCTCATGA